In Neovison vison isolate M4711 chromosome 11, ASM_NN_V1, whole genome shotgun sequence, one genomic interval encodes:
- the ANKRD37 gene encoding ankyrin repeat domain-containing protein 37 isoform X2, whose amino-acid sequence MLLLDCNPEVDSLKHLLEAGASVNAPPDPCEQSPVHLAAGGGLAGLLLWQLQTGADLNQQDVFGEAPLHKAAKVGSLECLSLLVARDAKIDLCNKNGQTAEDLAWAYGFLECAKFLTTIKCMQTIKSSDRSDRDECVPVLRQKRSFGSVENTTGKRKC is encoded by the exons ATGCTGTTGCTTGATTGCAACCCAGAG GTGGATAGTCTGAAGCATCTGCTGGAGGCCGGGGCCTCGGTCAACGCACCCCCGGATCCCTGCGAGCAGTCGCCTGTCCATTTGGCCGCAggtgggggcctggctggcttgCTTCTGTGGCAGCTGCAAACTGGCGCTGACCTCAACCAGCAG GATGTCTTTGGAGAGGCTCCGCTACACAAGGCAGCAAAAGTTGGAAGCCTGGAATGCCTTAGCCTGCTTGTAGCCAGGGATGCCAAAATTGA TTTATGTAATAAGAATGGACAAACAGCTGAAGATCTTGCTTGGGCCTATGGATTTCTAGAATGTGCCAAGTTTCTTACAACAATTAAATGTATGCAGACAATAAAATCAAGTGACCGATCCGATAGAGATGAGTGTGTTCCAGTGCTCAGACAGAAACGAAGCTTCGGAAGTGTAGAAAATACGACTGGAAAAAGGAAGTGTTG A
- the ANKRD37 gene encoding ankyrin repeat domain-containing protein 37 isoform X1 gives MLLLDCNPEVDSLKHLLEAGASVNAPPDPCEQSPVHLAAGGGLAGLLLWQLQTGADLNQQDVFGEAPLHKAAKVGSLECLSLLVARDAKIDLCNKNGQTAEDLAWAYGFLECAKFLTTIKCMQTIKSSDRSDRDECVPVLRQKRSFGSVENTTGKRKCW, from the exons ATGCTGTTGCTTGATTGCAACCCAGAG GTGGATAGTCTGAAGCATCTGCTGGAGGCCGGGGCCTCGGTCAACGCACCCCCGGATCCCTGCGAGCAGTCGCCTGTCCATTTGGCCGCAggtgggggcctggctggcttgCTTCTGTGGCAGCTGCAAACTGGCGCTGACCTCAACCAGCAG GATGTCTTTGGAGAGGCTCCGCTACACAAGGCAGCAAAAGTTGGAAGCCTGGAATGCCTTAGCCTGCTTGTAGCCAGGGATGCCAAAATTGA TTTATGTAATAAGAATGGACAAACAGCTGAAGATCTTGCTTGGGCCTATGGATTTCTAGAATGTGCCAAGTTTCTTACAACAATTAAATGTATGCAGACAATAAAATCAAGTGACCGATCCGATAGAGATGAGTGTGTTCCAGTGCTCAGACAGAAACGAAGCTTCGGAAGTGTAGAAAATACGACTGGAAAAAGGAAGTGTTGGTGA